One genomic segment of Oncorhynchus nerka isolate Pitt River linkage group LG16, Oner_Uvic_2.0, whole genome shotgun sequence includes these proteins:
- the LOC115144219 gene encoding glucose-induced degradation protein 4 homolog produces the protein MPVPAGYTSNTPMAFKSSASLTPPPLINTHQPGVIASLLYSGSKFRGHQKSKGNSYDVEVVLQHVTMEDSYLCGYLKIKGLTEEYPTLTTFFAGEIISRKRPFLTRKWDADEDVDRKHWGKFQAFYQYAKTFNSDEFDYEELKKSDYIFMRWKEQFLVPDHTIKDISGASFAGFYYICFQKSTATIEGYYYHRSSEWYQSLNLTHVLEHSAAIYEFR, from the exons ATGCCTGTCCCCGCTGGATACACCAGTAACACCCCCATGGCCTTCAAGTCCTCGGCCTCGCTTACCCCACCTCCCTTGATCAACACCCACCAGCCCGGTGTTATCGCCTCGCTTCTCTACAGCGGCTCCAAGTTCCGAGGACATCAGAAGAGCAAAGGCAACTCCTACGATGTCGAGGTTGTTTTGCAG CATGTGACCATGGAAGACTCATACTTGTGTGGGTACTTGAAGATCAAAGGGTTGACAGAG GAATACCCCACTCTGACTACGTTCTTTGCAGGGGAGATCATCAGTAGGAAGCGTCCGTTTCTAACCAGGAAGTGGgatgcagatgaggatgtggaTCGCAAGCACTGg GGCAAATTCCAGGCCTTCTACCAGTATGCAAAGACGTTCAACTCGGATGAGTTTGACTATGAAGAGCTGAAGAAGTCTGACTACATCTTCATGAGGTGGAAG GAGCAGTTCCTGGTCCCTGATCACACCATTAAAGACATCAGCGGTGCATCCTTCGCTGGTTTCTACTACATCTGCTTCCAAAAGTCCACAGCCACCATAGAGGGATACTACTATCATAGGAGCTCAGAATG GTACCAGTCTCTGAACCTCACCCATGTTCTGGAACACAGTGCAGCCATCTATGAGTTCCGGTGA
- the LOC115144218 gene encoding ATP synthase mitochondrial F1 complex assembly factor 2-like isoform X1 → MLRNLVRFHNCLGHAFSPPTVCPRGQMFKLLSVKSYSIITERKKFYEDVSISHGEGGMFEINLDRRKLKTPGGKLFTAPNEALAIAVANEWDTQKDILKFYSMHMTTLCNTALDNPTFRSKDQMITAALKYLETDTICYRVEEPPSLVELQNNEWDPVLNWIEDRYNVVIGSSTSILGPEIPQATMDTFRQHLGSYNFWSLTGLEYVITQLKSVVLAFALIDKHITVEQAVLLSRLEEEFQIGHWGNVEWAHDVDLYELRSRTAAGALFVHFSSESSTVKRKLMQD, encoded by the exons ATGCTGAGGAATCTTGTGAGATTTCACAATTGTCTGGGGCATGctttctctccccccactgtctgCCCAAGAGGTCAAATGTTTAAGCTGCTCTCTGTGAAATCCTACTCCATTATCACAG aaagaaagaaattctaTGAGGATGTTAGCATATCCCATGGAGAGG GTGGCATGTTTGAGATCAACCTGGACCGGCGGAAACTGAAAACACCAGGAGGAAAGCTGTTCACAGCCCCGAACGAAGCCTTAGCCATTGCCGTGGCGAATGAATGGGATACTCAGAAAGACATTCTCAAGTTCTACAGCATGCATATG accacTCTCTGCAACACGGCCCTAGATAACCCTACGTTCCGCAGCAAGGACCAAATGATCACTGCTGCCCTCAAGTATCTGGAGACTGACACTATCTG TTACAGAGTTGAGGAGCCTCCATCACTAGTTGAGCTTCAGAATAATGAATGGGACCCTGTGTTGAACTGGATTGAAGACCG GTACAACGTAGTCATTGGCTCCTCCACCAGTATACTGGGGCCAGAGATCCCACAGGCGACGATGGATACTTTCCGCCAGCACCTGGGTTCCTATAACTTCTGGTCCCTGACAG GTCTGGAGTATGTGATCACCCAGCTGAAGTCAGTGGTGCTTGCCTTTGCTTTAATAGACAAACACATAACAGTGGAGCAGGCCGTGCTGCTGTCACGACTAGAGGAGGAGTTCCAG ATCGGGCATTGGGGAAATGTAGAGTGGGCTCATGATGTTGACCTGTATGAGCTGAGGTCACGTACAGCCGCAGGGGCACTGTTTGTACATTTCTCTTCTGAAAGTTCAACGGTCAAACGCAAACTCATGCAAGACTAA
- the LOC115144218 gene encoding ATP synthase mitochondrial F1 complex assembly factor 2-like isoform X2 → MLRNLVRFHNCLGHAFSPPTVCPRGQMFKLLSVKSYSIITERKKFYEDVSISHGEGGMFEINLDRRKLKTPGGKLFTAPNEALAIAVANEWDTQKDILKFYSMHMTTLCNTALDNPTFRSKDQMITAALKYLETDTICYRVEEPPSLVELQNNEWDPVLNWIEDRYNVVIGSSTSILGPEIPQATMDTFRQHLGSYNFWSLTDKHITVEQAVLLSRLEEEFQIGHWGNVEWAHDVDLYELRSRTAAGALFVHFSSESSTVKRKLMQD, encoded by the exons ATGCTGAGGAATCTTGTGAGATTTCACAATTGTCTGGGGCATGctttctctccccccactgtctgCCCAAGAGGTCAAATGTTTAAGCTGCTCTCTGTGAAATCCTACTCCATTATCACAG aaagaaagaaattctaTGAGGATGTTAGCATATCCCATGGAGAGG GTGGCATGTTTGAGATCAACCTGGACCGGCGGAAACTGAAAACACCAGGAGGAAAGCTGTTCACAGCCCCGAACGAAGCCTTAGCCATTGCCGTGGCGAATGAATGGGATACTCAGAAAGACATTCTCAAGTTCTACAGCATGCATATG accacTCTCTGCAACACGGCCCTAGATAACCCTACGTTCCGCAGCAAGGACCAAATGATCACTGCTGCCCTCAAGTATCTGGAGACTGACACTATCTG TTACAGAGTTGAGGAGCCTCCATCACTAGTTGAGCTTCAGAATAATGAATGGGACCCTGTGTTGAACTGGATTGAAGACCG GTACAACGTAGTCATTGGCTCCTCCACCAGTATACTGGGGCCAGAGATCCCACAGGCGACGATGGATACTTTCCGCCAGCACCTGGGTTCCTATAACTTCTGGTCCCTGACAG ACAAACACATAACAGTGGAGCAGGCCGTGCTGCTGTCACGACTAGAGGAGGAGTTCCAG ATCGGGCATTGGGGAAATGTAGAGTGGGCTCATGATGTTGACCTGTATGAGCTGAGGTCACGTACAGCCGCAGGGGCACTGTTTGTACATTTCTCTTCTGAAAGTTCAACGGTCAAACGCAAACTCATGCAAGACTAA
- the noxo1b gene encoding NADPH oxidase organizer 1b — translation MGDQMRYAISVRIIGVMHKEASKIKMFMTSVLWSDESEVIVYRSLLDFKEFHRQLKKRFPLENPFRKRDRVIPKFRAIAMRRKIQKKDPSWSMRRMNLLENYCSELLRCDPVVSCSSDVTQFFMPKDHDLQADFTKNSVMILPSGDGLEDMSGQRLSLGNVTHPFVSQSYCCVEPYNTKDTKNRPFKVALDERLDVLIKDPAGWWLVENEDKQLAWFPAPYLEMCEAEKDGDELDGIPLGGTLYCAVRSYSTKKHDEVPVPIGSVVEVLRKSDDGWWLIRYKGRTGYSPSMYLQPYNNPRAGLHNLQRKLHSSSLNLATHMDSSTLNLASSRDSQSGNCYPPTLYEETGLQQHTSTQTRDDPYRASCLQKTRSLELLSETRPDMAVPPSQREREDLESNQDPAIRKSSISWTKSSNSDISSSVRNVRTSSSSCSEEEPQSPPNSPRSSPQLRESNNGCSIPEKSLSSSPISRSETGSCKMPTTAPRVPPRPRAQEILTRCTTMTRKAALASRGRLFSLQDPVQTH, via the exons atgggagaccagatgcgctaTGCCATCAGTGTCCGGATTATTGGAGTGATGCATAAAGAGGCATCTAAAATCAAG ATGTTTATGACCTctgttctgtggtctgatgagagtGAAGTCATTGTCTACAGATCATTATTGGATTTTAAGGAGTTTCAC AGGCAATTGAAGAAGAGGTTTCCCCTTGAGAATCCTTTCcgcaagagagacagagtgattcCCAAATTCAGAG CCATAGCTATGAGGAGAAAGATCCAGAAGAAGGATCCTAGTTGGTCAATGCGTCGGATGAATTTACTGGAAAACTACTGTAGCGAGCTGCTCAGGTGTGACCCCGTGGTGAGCTGCAGTTCAGATGTCACCCAGTTCTTCATGCCCAAAGACCACGACCTGCAGGCAGACTTCACCAAAAACAG CGTCATGATCCTACCATCGGGGGATGGGCTGGAGGACATGAGCGGGCAGCGTCTGAGCCTGGGCAACGTGACACACCCTTTTGTGAGCCAGTCTTACTGCTGTGTGGAGCCCTACAACACCAAGGACACTAAGAACAGGCCCTTTAAAGTGGCCTTGGATGAGAGGCTGGATGTGCTCATCAAAGACCCAGCAG gctggtggctggtggagAACGAGGACAAACAGTTGGCCTGGTTCCCTGCTCCTTACCTAGAGATGTGTGAGGCAGAGAAGGATGGAGATGAATTGGATGGAATTCCCTTGGGGG GAACTCTCTACTGCGCTGTGAGGAGTTACTCCACTAAGAAGCATGACGAGGTGCCTGTTCCTATTGGCTCTGTGGTCGAGGTGCTGAGGAAATCAGACGACGGATGGTGGCTCATCAG GTATAAAGGCAGAACTGGCTACTCTCCCTCCATGTACCTGCAGCCTTACAACAACCCACGTGCTGGCCTCCACAACCTGCAGAGAAAGCTGCACAGCTCCTCTCTCAATCTGGCAACCCACATGGACAGCTCTACTCTCAACTTGGCATCCAGCAGAGACAGCCAATCTGGCAACTGTTACCCACCCACACTgtatgaggagacagggctgcaGCAGCACACATCAACCCAGACCAGGGATGATCCGTACCGGGCCTCCTGTCTCCAGAAGACCCGCTCTCTGGAGCTCCTGTCTGAGACCCGTCCCGACATGGCCGTCCCTCCatcccaaagagagagagaagaccttgAGTCAAATCAGGATCCAGCAATCCGCAAGAGCAGCATCAGCTGGACCAAGTCCTCCAACTCTGACATCAGCTCGTCAGTCCGGAATGTCAGGACGTCTTCTTCCAGCTGCAGTGAGGAGGAGCCCCAGAGCCCCCCAAACAGCCCCAGGTCTTCACCCCAGCTAAGGGAGAGCAACAATGGCTGCAGCATCCCAGAAAAGAGTCTGTCATCCAGCCCTATCTCCAGGTCTGAGACTGGGTCCTGTAAGATGCCCACCACTGCACCCAGGGTGCCCCCGCGACCCAGGGCCCAGGAGATCCTGACCCGGTGTACCACCATGACCCGCAAGGCTGCCTTGGCCTCCAGAGGGAGGCTGTTCTCCCTGCAGGACCCCGTCCAGACCCACTAG